From a region of the Plectropomus leopardus isolate mb unplaced genomic scaffold, YSFRI_Pleo_2.0 unplaced_scaffold13727, whole genome shotgun sequence genome:
- the LOC121964026 gene encoding LHFPL tetraspan subfamily member 2a protein-like, with product MLYPAGWGADKVHLYCGPEAAPYRAGLCSMGWAFYTAMGGTVLTFICAVFSAQAEIATSSDKVQEEIEEGKSLICLL from the coding sequence ATGCTGTACCCCGCTGGCTGGGGTGCTGACAAGGTCCATCTGTACTGCGGCCCCGAGGCGGCTCCGTACCGCGCCGGCCTCTGCTCCATGGGCTGGGCCTTCTACACGGCCATGGGCGGCACCGTGCTCACCTTCATCTGCGCCGTGTTCTCCGCGCAGGCCGAGATCGCCACCTCCAGCGACAAGGTCCAGGAGGAGATCGAGGAGGGAAAGAGCCTCATCTGCCTCCTCTGA